A DNA window from Niabella yanshanensis contains the following coding sequences:
- a CDS encoding anti-sigma factor, giving the protein MNIKEYIQSGIIESYVLGLADAEERAELEQLRMQHPEIEQAISLFEQELERSATQNAVPVHSDIKANLFDKLGLKPNAEPAPITEDPKVVLPESGGKTPLIKYLAAAAVILFVISAGFNIYTYNRYKNLEAENRQLALQRDQLYANNNTIQTRLDELDKNMQLISGPDMLKVALSGVAGKESSQAVVYWNKNSKDVYLVAKALPQAPKGKQYQLWALMDGKPIDAGVLGDCNTVCKLKNIQNAQAFAITLENEGGSPTPNLEQLYVMGKI; this is encoded by the coding sequence ATGAACATAAAGGAGTACATACAAAGTGGCATAATTGAAAGTTATGTGTTAGGCCTGGCAGATGCTGAGGAAAGAGCCGAGCTGGAACAACTTCGTATGCAGCACCCTGAGATTGAACAAGCAATAAGCTTGTTTGAGCAGGAGCTGGAAAGGTCTGCTACACAAAACGCTGTGCCTGTGCACTCCGATATTAAGGCTAACTTATTTGATAAGCTGGGTTTAAAACCGAATGCTGAACCTGCACCGATAACTGAAGATCCGAAAGTAGTACTACCTGAAAGTGGTGGCAAAACGCCATTGATCAAATACCTGGCCGCGGCGGCTGTAATCCTTTTTGTAATCAGTGCCGGATTTAATATTTACACTTATAACCGATACAAAAATCTCGAAGCCGAAAATCGCCAGTTAGCTTTGCAGCGCGACCAGCTGTACGCTAACAATAATACTATTCAAACCAGGCTCGATGAGCTGGATAAAAACATGCAGCTGATCTCAGGCCCTGATATGCTAAAGGTGGCCCTGAGCGGCGTTGCCGGCAAAGAATCAAGTCAGGCTGTAGTATATTGGAACAAGAATAGCAAGGACGTTTACCTGGTAGCCAAAGCCCTGCCCCAGGCGCCTAAGGGCAAGCAGTACCAGCTTTGGGCTTTAATGGATGGAAAGCCTATAGACGCCGGCGTACTGGGAGATTGTAATACTGTTTGCAAACTGAAAAATATACAAAACGCCCAGGCATTCGCCATTACGCTCGAAAATGAAGGCGGAAGCCCCACTCCTAACCTGGAGCAGTTATATGTAATGGGCAAAATTTAA
- a CDS encoding four helix bundle protein, translated as MDFVTQVYEICALFPVEEKFGLTSQLRNCAISIPSNISEGAGKRF; from the coding sequence ATGGATTTTGTAACCCAGGTATATGAAATTTGTGCTTTATTTCCGGTGGAAGAAAAATTCGGATTAACGTCGCAACTCAGAAATTGTGCTATTTCAATTCCAAGTAATATTTCGGAAGGTGCGGGGAAGAGGTTCTAA
- a CDS encoding SusC/RagA family TonB-linked outer membrane protein, which produces MKRKTCIMRGNSLCPRGSIILILLILCSFSSNAQTVKGWVTSKGQPVIGASVKIKGAATTAATDSSGGFSIEATAESVLEISHVSYLKKEVPVNGQTNITIDLEPLAANLDEVVVVGYGTQKKVTLTGAVADVKGSELAKTPTLNLTNSLAGRLPGITALNGSGEPGYDGSTIRIRGTNSIGNSSALVVIDGVPDREGGMERLNPNDIESMSVLKDASAAIYGSRAANGVILITTKRGKSGKPNLSYTFNQGWAQPTVIPKLTDAVEYGILRNELAVYENSLPPDQWKAAYDALINTGTYTRPDNNAVINSPTGFFPEDMQKYRDGSDPWGHPNTNWFDATFKKWSPQSRHYVQLSGGSENVKYLGSLGYQNQDAYYKNSATGYKQYDLRLNLDAKINKYMNLQLGIVGREEYRFFPTETAGDIFRMLMRGKPNEPAVWPNGLPGRDIEYGQNPVVIATNQTGYDRDKRDYIQSTGKLEILIPGVKGLKLTGTAAVDKYFKNQKRFETPWYLYSWDKSSYESDGVTPQLTKELRSPFTDPRLNQWTENTLNINLSGLLNYDRTFGDHTLNFLAGVQRETEDYEGFNAFRRYFLSNSIDVMSAGGDLEKNNGGGSYRRARLSYFGRVGYNYQQKYLFEFLWRYDGSYIFPPNKRFGFFPGVTAGWRISEEKFFKEHVPFIDNLKIRGSWGQMGAEPYFGGNLAEYQFISSYPFINYVLNDAVVQALYETRVANQNFTWEIGNNTNIGLDAAFLNNRLAIELDYFYNLRERALIAETGLVPQSSGIANMLPPTNKGKMSNRGGEFKVSWSDNIGDISYNLSINGGYAKNKVLYSSEPAGVPEWQRTTGKPYGTSGYTIVAYLYDGVFENQAAVEANTIDYSALTNNLRPGDMRLKDYNGDNKITADDMVALDKTRDPLFTGGFNGGLRYRNLDFSFMFQGAAGGMLFFGTESGDIGNYLQYSFDHRWTVDNQSSVDPRIASRGNTYYTGGGAARNTYFLRSSNYLRLKNLELGYSVNMPERIRDVISNIRIFANGQNIATWDKMKLWDPEATSTNGQYYPQSRIFNIGATVTF; this is translated from the coding sequence ATGAAACGAAAAACTTGCATTATGCGGGGCAACTCCTTATGCCCCAGGGGTTCTATTATTTTAATCCTTCTTATCTTATGTTCTTTTAGTTCAAACGCTCAAACAGTTAAAGGCTGGGTAACATCCAAGGGTCAGCCCGTTATAGGCGCTTCAGTTAAAATAAAAGGAGCGGCAACAACTGCAGCAACAGATAGTAGCGGTGGTTTTTCCATTGAAGCTACTGCAGAAAGCGTGCTGGAAATTTCGCATGTGAGCTATCTTAAAAAAGAAGTACCTGTTAATGGTCAAACCAACATCACCATTGACTTGGAACCCTTGGCGGCCAACCTGGACGAAGTAGTAGTTGTAGGTTACGGCACGCAAAAAAAAGTAACCCTTACGGGTGCTGTAGCTGATGTAAAAGGTTCAGAATTAGCCAAAACGCCCACACTTAATCTTACCAACTCCCTCGCCGGAAGATTGCCTGGTATTACAGCCTTAAACGGCAGCGGGGAACCGGGGTATGACGGGTCCACCATAAGGATCAGGGGCACCAATTCGATAGGTAATTCATCTGCACTCGTTGTAATTGACGGAGTACCCGACCGGGAAGGCGGTATGGAACGCCTGAATCCCAATGACATTGAAAGCATGTCGGTTCTTAAAGATGCTTCTGCAGCTATCTATGGATCGAGGGCTGCCAATGGTGTTATATTGATTACAACCAAAAGAGGAAAAAGTGGTAAGCCTAACCTGTCTTATACATTTAACCAGGGTTGGGCGCAGCCTACTGTGATTCCCAAATTAACCGATGCCGTTGAGTACGGAATACTTAGAAATGAGCTGGCTGTATATGAAAACAGCCTGCCGCCCGATCAATGGAAAGCGGCATACGATGCGCTGATCAATACCGGCACCTACACCAGGCCGGATAATAACGCAGTCATCAACTCTCCTACAGGCTTTTTTCCGGAAGACATGCAAAAGTACCGTGACGGTTCAGATCCCTGGGGACATCCGAACACCAACTGGTTTGATGCAACATTTAAGAAATGGTCGCCCCAATCGCGCCACTATGTTCAACTTTCGGGTGGATCTGAAAATGTAAAATACCTGGGCTCTCTTGGTTATCAGAACCAGGATGCCTATTATAAAAATTCGGCAACAGGATATAAACAATATGACCTTAGATTAAATCTTGACGCGAAGATCAATAAATACATGAACCTTCAGCTGGGTATCGTAGGCCGGGAAGAGTACCGGTTTTTCCCTACTGAAACAGCAGGAGACATCTTCCGTATGCTGATGCGGGGCAAACCCAATGAGCCGGCCGTCTGGCCGAATGGATTACCCGGAAGAGATATTGAGTATGGTCAGAACCCCGTAGTGATTGCCACCAATCAAACCGGTTATGACCGCGATAAGCGCGACTATATTCAGTCTACAGGCAAGCTGGAAATTCTGATCCCCGGTGTTAAAGGATTGAAGCTGACCGGTACTGCTGCAGTAGATAAATATTTCAAAAATCAAAAACGCTTTGAAACACCCTGGTATCTATACTCCTGGGATAAATCATCTTATGAATCAGATGGCGTTACACCCCAACTCACCAAAGAATTGCGTTCGCCTTTTACAGACCCAAGGTTGAACCAGTGGACAGAAAACACGCTGAACATCAACCTCTCGGGGTTGTTAAATTATGATCGTACATTTGGCGATCACACCCTGAATTTTCTTGCCGGTGTACAACGCGAAACAGAAGACTACGAAGGATTCAACGCTTTTAGAAGATATTTTCTTTCCAACTCCATCGACGTCATGTCTGCAGGGGGTGACCTGGAAAAAAATAATGGCGGAGGTTCTTACAGAAGAGCCCGTTTAAGCTATTTTGGACGTGTTGGTTATAATTATCAGCAGAAGTATCTTTTTGAGTTTCTATGGCGTTATGACGGCTCCTATATCTTTCCACCTAACAAACGCTTCGGCTTTTTCCCCGGGGTAACTGCCGGCTGGCGTATCTCGGAAGAAAAATTCTTCAAAGAACATGTGCCATTTATCGACAATTTGAAGATACGCGGCTCCTGGGGCCAGATGGGCGCCGAACCTTATTTTGGCGGTAACCTGGCTGAATATCAATTCATATCTTCTTATCCGTTTATCAATTATGTGCTGAACGATGCAGTAGTTCAGGCGCTTTACGAAACAAGGGTAGCCAACCAAAACTTTACATGGGAAATTGGCAACAACACTAATATTGGCTTAGATGCCGCATTTTTAAATAACCGCTTAGCCATAGAACTGGATTATTTTTATAACTTAAGGGAGCGGGCTCTTATAGCTGAAACGGGACTGGTGCCGCAAAGCAGCGGTATTGCCAATATGCTTCCTCCTACCAATAAAGGAAAAATGTCTAACCGGGGCGGTGAATTTAAAGTATCGTGGAGCGATAATATTGGGGACATCAGTTATAACCTGAGCATTAATGGAGGCTATGCCAAAAACAAAGTGCTCTACTCCAGCGAGCCGGCCGGCGTACCTGAGTGGCAGCGCACTACGGGTAAGCCCTATGGAACCAGTGGTTATACTATAGTTGCTTACCTGTATGATGGCGTCTTCGAAAATCAGGCGGCTGTTGAAGCCAACACGATCGACTATTCGGCACTTACCAATAATCTCAGGCCTGGCGACATGAGACTGAAAGATTATAATGGCGATAATAAAATAACTGCAGACGATATGGTTGCCCTGGATAAAACACGCGACCCGTTATTTACAGGGGGCTTTAACGGAGGCCTGCGATATCGTAACCTTGATTTTAGTTTTATGTTTCAGGGCGCCGCGGGTGGTATGCTGTTCTTTGGCACAGAGTCTGGCGACATAGGCAATTACCTGCAATACTCTTTTGACCACAGGTGGACCGTTGATAATCAAAGCAGTGTTGATCCGCGCATTGCCAGCCGGGGAAACACCTATTACACCGGTGGAGGCGCTGCAAGAAACACTTATTTCCTCCGCAGCAGCAACTACCTGCGACTTAAGAACCTGGAGCTGGGTTACTCAGTTAATATGCCCGAACGCATAAGAGATGTGATAAGCAACATAAGGATATTTGCCAACGGGCAAAATATTGCCACCTGGGATAAAATGAAATTATGGGATCCGGAAGCCACCAGTACCAATGGCCAATACTACCCCCAATCCAGGATTTTTAACATAGGCGCAACCGTAACTTTTTAA
- the atpC gene encoding ATP synthase F1 subunit epsilon yields the protein MKLNILTPEGSIFSGEAYGVQMPGVTGSFEVLNRHAPMIAALGEGKLKVLQSSLTGPATFYTIQGGFVEVLNNNVTVLVEGAKKV from the coding sequence ATGAAATTAAATATTTTAACTCCTGAGGGAAGTATTTTTAGCGGTGAAGCTTACGGCGTTCAAATGCCGGGTGTAACCGGATCTTTCGAGGTGCTGAACAGGCACGCTCCAATGATTGCTGCGCTGGGAGAAGGTAAACTGAAAGTATTACAAAGCAGCCTTACAGGTCCTGCCACTTTCTATACTATTCAGGGTGGATTTGTTGAAGTGCTGAATAATAATGTAACCGTATTGGTTGAAGGAGCTAAGAAAGTATAG
- a CDS encoding ferritin-like domain-containing protein codes for MKSEQANLTTAGSGKEGYNRRKFLSALGLGTAGAAVLSSCGHNDWYDQFRDGNKNGGATLDFKDDIGILNYAYALEQLEAAFYTEVVAKSSSVFSASQNAFFNDIKLHEIAHREFFKKALGSNAIGNLEVDFSSVNFSSKDSVLATAKAFEDLGVAAYNGAGYKIMTEAYLVIAGQIVSVEARHAAWIRDQISNGSFSDLNSLTALGADNSKGLDAALPPSKVLPIAATYIKTKIDVKNVF; via the coding sequence ATGAAATCAGAACAAGCAAACCTTACCACTGCCGGTTCCGGTAAAGAAGGTTACAACCGAAGAAAATTTCTTTCTGCCCTGGGTTTGGGAACCGCGGGTGCAGCAGTTCTTTCTTCCTGCGGCCATAATGACTGGTACGACCAGTTTAGAGATGGTAATAAAAATGGAGGTGCTACATTGGACTTTAAAGATGACATAGGTATTCTTAACTATGCTTACGCGCTGGAACAGCTGGAAGCCGCTTTTTATACGGAAGTAGTAGCCAAGTCTTCTTCCGTATTTAGTGCTTCTCAAAACGCCTTCTTTAATGACATTAAACTCCACGAAATTGCGCACCGCGAATTCTTTAAAAAGGCGTTAGGTAGCAATGCTATCGGAAATCTCGAAGTTGATTTCTCGTCAGTTAATTTTTCCAGCAAAGACAGTGTGTTGGCTACTGCAAAAGCATTTGAAGATTTGGGCGTAGCTGCCTACAATGGAGCAGGCTATAAAATAATGACGGAAGCTTACCTGGTAATAGCAGGCCAGATCGTTTCCGTGGAAGCCAGGCATGCTGCATGGATCAGAGACCAGATATCGAACGGATCTTTCTCTGACCTTAATAGTTTAACCGCTTTGGGCGCAGATAATTCAAAGGGACTTGACGCCGCATTGCCTCCCAGCAAAGTGCTTCCTATTGCGGCCACTTATATCAAAACCAAGATCGATGTTAAAAATGTTTTTTAA
- the atpD gene encoding F0F1 ATP synthase subunit beta, protein MAKVGKIKQVIGAVIDVQFGESLPEIYNALELTKENGEKLVLEVQQHLGEDSVRTIAMDGTEGLVRGTEVRDTGKAIAMPTGDAIKGRLFNVTGDPIDGLPAVSKENGRPIHAMPPAFENLSTASEVLFTGIKVIDLIEPYAKGGKIGLFGGAGVGKTVLIQELINNIAKGHGGLSVFAGVGERTREGNDLMREMIEAGIMKYGEGFKHSMEEGGWDLSKVDATELADSKATFVFGQMNEPPGARARVALSGLTIAEYFRDGEGDGKGKDILFFVDNIFRFTQAGSEVSALLGRMPSAVGYQPTLATEMGLMQERITSTKNGSITSVQAVYVPADDLTDPAPATTFAHLDATTVLSRKIADLGIYPAVDPLDSTSRILMPSVVGEAHYNCANRVKLILQRYKELQDIIAILGMDELSDEDKMTVSRARKVQRFLSQPFHVAEAFTGLKGVLVPIDETIRGFNMIMDGEVDEYPEAAFNLVGNIEDAIEKGKKLLA, encoded by the coding sequence ATGGCAAAAGTTGGTAAAATTAAACAAGTTATTGGAGCGGTAATCGACGTTCAGTTCGGCGAATCCCTCCCGGAAATTTATAACGCGTTGGAGCTGACAAAAGAGAATGGCGAAAAGCTTGTACTGGAAGTTCAGCAACATTTGGGAGAAGATAGCGTTCGTACCATTGCGATGGACGGAACTGAAGGTCTTGTTCGCGGCACAGAAGTACGCGATACAGGAAAAGCAATTGCAATGCCTACCGGTGATGCAATTAAAGGACGTCTTTTTAACGTTACAGGGGACCCCATCGATGGATTACCTGCTGTATCTAAAGAAAATGGCCGTCCTATTCACGCAATGCCTCCGGCTTTTGAAAACCTGAGCACTGCTTCTGAAGTTTTATTTACAGGTATTAAGGTAATTGACCTGATTGAGCCATATGCAAAGGGTGGTAAAATTGGTTTGTTTGGCGGTGCTGGTGTGGGTAAAACAGTATTGATCCAGGAGTTGATTAATAATATTGCCAAAGGTCACGGTGGTCTTTCGGTATTTGCCGGTGTGGGAGAACGTACACGTGAGGGAAATGACCTGATGCGTGAGATGATTGAAGCTGGTATCATGAAATATGGTGAGGGCTTTAAACATAGCATGGAAGAAGGTGGCTGGGATCTGTCTAAAGTAGATGCTACTGAACTGGCAGATTCAAAAGCAACTTTCGTATTCGGACAAATGAACGAGCCTCCGGGTGCGCGTGCGCGTGTGGCTTTGAGTGGTTTAACAATCGCAGAATATTTCCGTGATGGTGAGGGCGATGGAAAGGGTAAGGATATCCTGTTTTTCGTTGATAATATCTTCCGTTTCACCCAGGCAGGTTCTGAGGTATCGGCGCTGTTAGGTCGTATGCCATCAGCGGTGGGTTACCAACCTACACTGGCTACAGAAATGGGATTAATGCAGGAACGTATTACTTCAACCAAAAACGGTTCTATTACCTCTGTACAGGCGGTATATGTACCTGCGGATGACTTAACGGATCCGGCTCCGGCAACAACATTTGCTCACCTGGATGCGACAACGGTATTAAGCCGTAAAATTGCGGATTTAGGTATTTATCCTGCGGTGGATCCATTGGATTCTACTTCACGTATCCTGATGCCTTCTGTAGTGGGTGAAGCCCATTACAATTGCGCAAACAGGGTGAAATTAATTTTACAACGTTATAAAGAGCTCCAGGATATCATTGCCATCCTTGGTATGGATGAATTGAGCGATGAAGATAAAATGACGGTATCGCGTGCACGTAAAGTACAGCGTTTCCTTTCTCAGCCTTTCCACGTAGCAGAAGCCTTTACCGGTCTGAAAGGGGTATTGGTACCTATTGATGAAACGATCCGTGGCTTTAACATGATCATGGATGGTGAAGTAGATGAGTATCCGGAAGCAGCCTTCAACCTGGTAGGTAATATCGAAGATGCTATTGAAAAAGGTAAGAAGTTATTAGCGTAA
- a CDS encoding RNA polymerase sigma factor yields MKAIQKYTEQELVALLKQRDANAFSYLYDNYAAALNSIVRSFIPDEQLANSVLQDSFVKIWNQASTFDSIRGRLFTWMSSIVRNTAIDTLRSKDWKNSRQNVELTDRNNEIAADNLLNIDAIGLRKVVNSLREEYKTVVEMCYFDGFTQNDIAETTGIPLGTVKTRLRKALIELRSRISNT; encoded by the coding sequence TTGAAAGCCATACAAAAATATACGGAACAGGAGCTGGTTGCGTTATTAAAACAGCGTGACGCAAATGCGTTTAGTTATCTGTACGATAACTATGCCGCTGCATTAAACAGTATCGTACGTAGCTTTATACCTGATGAACAGTTAGCGAATAGTGTTTTACAGGATAGTTTCGTAAAAATATGGAACCAGGCCAGTACTTTTGATAGCATACGTGGCCGGCTGTTTACCTGGATGTCGTCAATAGTTCGCAATACCGCTATAGATACCCTGAGAAGTAAAGACTGGAAAAACTCCAGGCAGAATGTGGAACTTACGGACAGGAATAACGAAATAGCCGCGGACAATCTCTTAAATATAGATGCTATTGGTTTGCGAAAGGTTGTGAACAGCTTGAGGGAAGAGTATAAAACGGTGGTGGAGATGTGCTACTTCGACGGCTTTACCCAAAACGATATTGCCGAAACAACCGGTATACCTTTGGGAACAGTAAAAACCAGGTTACGTAAAGCTTTAATTGAATTAAGAAGCAGGATCAGTAATACATGA
- a CDS encoding L,D-transpeptidase family protein produces the protein MNFRLSLLTTAFFMLLLSSCNLFEKTKEEEKQEREKIITKVDVTIDTSNSFNSLFIDTAEVRGILAANQLNDTLINRLTSFYNSRNYQYAWFSKEGLPEHTVSFWNLLKNYLNYSKDSTVYNKWLTDKMETLIRLERIRPKNDSLYQNVEILLTKYFYTYADHAFGSDPDFSIKSLEWYIPKKKLTLEAMLDSVLTGHGQYADEYAPQNPQYLRLKDQLAKYKQIKDAGGWPNVNSKVEIMKKGYTDAAVKTLKKRLKAEGFLFGEDSTFTNEYDSELAEAVNEIKKTYGYKPDGTAGKTFLKDVNISVEERIQQILINMERMRWLPGNTKDSGRSIMVNIPEFKLHVYEYGQPAWDMDVVVGKEGNNTTVFTGRLSNIVFSPYWNVPTSIVKNEMNGAPSAAYLARNHMEVIKGRVRQKPGPWNSLGLVKFLFPNSYNIYFHDSPAKSLFNRDKRSYSHGCIRLKEPARLAEYILNDTARYSAQKVDSLMHTYKEKYVRVKKPIPVLITYFTSWVNDSSVLNFREDIYGHDAIIAKKMFLNSVGTSYSRQKAIKDSIQKVKDLAKLKEQKKKDSIARKNEAIELKRKQDSIAAARKKKTSGT, from the coding sequence ATGAATTTTAGACTATCCCTGCTTACAACAGCTTTCTTTATGCTTTTGCTATCCTCCTGTAACTTGTTTGAGAAAACAAAGGAGGAAGAAAAACAAGAGCGGGAAAAAATCATTACCAAAGTAGATGTTACTATTGATACCAGCAACTCCTTTAATTCTCTTTTTATAGACACTGCCGAGGTCAGGGGTATTTTAGCAGCCAATCAGCTCAATGACACTTTGATAAATCGCCTGACCAGCTTTTACAACAGCCGGAATTACCAGTATGCCTGGTTTTCAAAGGAAGGCTTACCTGAGCACACCGTTTCTTTCTGGAACCTGCTGAAAAACTACCTCAATTACTCTAAAGACTCCACCGTTTACAACAAATGGCTGACAGACAAGATGGAAACCCTGATCCGGCTGGAACGGATCCGCCCGAAGAATGACTCCTTATACCAGAACGTAGAAATACTGCTTACGAAATACTTTTACACCTACGCTGATCATGCTTTTGGGTCAGATCCGGACTTTAGCATAAAATCGCTGGAATGGTATATTCCCAAGAAAAAACTCACACTTGAGGCGATGCTGGACTCGGTGTTGACCGGGCATGGACAGTATGCTGATGAATATGCCCCTCAAAACCCGCAGTACCTGAGATTAAAAGACCAGTTGGCAAAATACAAACAAATTAAAGATGCCGGGGGGTGGCCTAACGTAAACAGTAAGGTGGAGATCATGAAGAAGGGCTATACCGATGCCGCTGTAAAGACCCTCAAGAAAAGATTAAAAGCGGAAGGCTTTTTATTTGGGGAAGACAGCACATTTACGAATGAGTACGACAGCGAACTGGCTGAAGCGGTGAACGAAATCAAAAAAACCTACGGTTATAAACCGGACGGTACTGCCGGTAAAACTTTTTTGAAAGATGTGAATATTTCGGTAGAAGAAAGGATACAACAGATATTAATTAATATGGAACGTATGCGCTGGCTGCCTGGTAATACCAAAGACAGCGGTCGCTCGATAATGGTTAACATTCCTGAGTTTAAACTACACGTATATGAATACGGTCAGCCGGCCTGGGATATGGATGTAGTGGTAGGAAAGGAAGGCAACAATACAACTGTATTTACCGGGCGCCTGAGTAATATTGTGTTTAGCCCCTACTGGAACGTGCCCACCAGCATTGTTAAGAACGAAATGAATGGAGCACCCAGCGCAGCTTACCTGGCGCGTAACCACATGGAGGTTATTAAAGGACGCGTAAGGCAGAAGCCTGGTCCCTGGAATTCCCTGGGGCTGGTAAAGTTTCTATTTCCAAATAGCTACAATATCTATTTTCACGACTCACCCGCCAAAAGCTTGTTTAACAGGGATAAACGAAGTTATAGTCATGGCTGTATCCGCCTGAAAGAGCCTGCGAGGCTGGCCGAATATATTTTGAATGATACGGCAAGGTATAGCGCCCAAAAGGTGGACAGCCTGATGCATACCTATAAAGAAAAATATGTCAGGGTTAAAAAACCGATCCCGGTATTGATCACTTATTTTACTTCCTGGGTAAATGACAGCAGCGTTTTAAACTTCAGGGAGGATATTTATGGCCATGATGCCATCATCGCGAAAAAAATGTTCCTGAATAGTGTAGGCACCAGCTATAGCAGGCAAAAAGCGATTAAAGACAGTATTCAAAAAGTAAAAGACCTGGCAAAACTGAAGGAACAAAAGAAAAAGGATTCTATAGCCCGCAAAAATGAGGCAATAGAGCTAAAAAGAAAACAGGATAGCATTGCTGCAGCCCGGAAGAAGAAAACATCCGGCACATAA
- a CDS encoding ferritin-like domain-containing protein: MNILNILSEIEKVDEDIYDRLSPRRRIMKDFYNAGRKISLAALPLALSSMFTKAYGQSGNRSVNDVLNFALTLEYLEFHFYNHTVVGKDPASSVKDVTFNFPSAAALQAITTIRDHEKAHVDFLKAVLGSAARPELAYTNFDFRAGGTYNANNSYNSGGTFADVYTNYATFLKVATAFEDTGVRAYKGQAGFLKGNQVVLTAALQIHAVEARHASHLRQMAAGAGLTIKPWITYTANGNDTGVAPADAVYAGEQNTTQATVPITNIAAGVTQAAAAESFDEPLATANVVTIANLFLKPAFRL, translated from the coding sequence ATGAATATCCTGAATATATTAAGCGAAATTGAAAAAGTAGATGAAGACATCTATGACAGGCTTAGTCCGCGCAGACGCATAATGAAAGATTTTTACAATGCTGGCCGGAAAATATCCCTGGCCGCATTACCACTTGCATTAAGTTCGATGTTTACAAAAGCCTATGGGCAGTCAGGCAACAGAAGCGTGAACGATGTGCTGAACTTTGCCTTGACGTTGGAATACCTCGAATTTCATTTTTACAACCATACTGTTGTAGGCAAAGACCCTGCTTCATCGGTAAAAGATGTTACATTTAATTTTCCAAGTGCTGCTGCATTACAGGCAATCACTACGATCCGCGATCACGAAAAAGCACATGTCGATTTTTTAAAGGCGGTATTAGGTAGTGCGGCACGACCTGAGCTGGCCTATACCAATTTTGACTTCAGAGCAGGCGGTACTTATAATGCGAATAACAGCTACAACTCGGGCGGAACCTTTGCAGATGTATATACCAATTATGCAACCTTTCTCAAAGTTGCGACAGCATTTGAAGATACAGGAGTACGTGCTTACAAAGGCCAGGCAGGATTTCTGAAAGGCAACCAGGTGGTACTGACAGCGGCTTTGCAAATACATGCCGTTGAAGCACGCCACGCCTCTCATTTACGCCAGATGGCCGCCGGAGCAGGCCTTACTATTAAGCCATGGATCACTTATACCGCTAATGGCAATGATACGGGCGTTGCACCTGCAGATGCGGTTTATGCAGGCGAGCAAAATACAACACAGGCAACCGTACCTATTACCAATATAGCTGCAGGCGTTACCCAGGCAGCAGCGGCAGAGAGCTTTGACGAGCCACTGGCTACTGCGAATGTGGTTACTATTGCCAACCTGTTTCTTAAACCTGCCTTTAGATTATAA